TCCTATGTAAAGGGCATGGACGATGTCCGCGATTATCGAAAGATCGCAAAAGCGCTGCGGAAGCAGGGGTATTCACGCGCGGATATTCAAAAGATCGCGGGAGGCAATTTCCTGCGGGTACTGGCGGCCAACCGGCCCTAACGCGCGTGCAGCGCATCCTCCAAACTAAAGTATATCCCCACAGTAAACATAAACCCATTGTAATGCCATGGCACATTACTGACGTCCTGTGCAAACACCGTTTGCATCTGGAATTTTAAGAATCGGTACCCGCCGCGGATGGTAAAAGCGGGCTCCAGGAACCCGTAACTGCGGCCGTCGATGCGGACGCCGCCGGTGTCGATGAGGGCGTGGTCCTGGAGGTAGGCGTTGTCGTGGCCGTTGGCGTTGAAGTGGGAATAATTGACGTTGCTGATGCGGAGGTTGAAGGCGGCGTCGAACCAGGGGGAGCGGACGCCGATCCCGGGCTGGACGTAGAAGCGGTCGATGTTCATGTTGACGTCGCTCCAGATGGGGCCGGCGCCGTAGCCGACAAAAAGGTCGGTGACGAGTTTGAACTTCCGGCCCTTGGCGTAGTAGCCGCCGACGGCGCCTTCGAGGAGGTGGGCGGAGGCGTTGACGTTGCCGTTGTTATCGGGGTTGTTGGTGTGGTAGTTGTAAGAGCTATAGTCGAGGAGAACCGCAAGGTGGTTCACGGGGGAGATGGCGGCCTGGAGGTTATAGAATTCGGAGCCCCAGTCGTTACCGTTGCTTTTGCTCTCACCGGAAACCCCCATGGTCCCCGCGAAGTGGGCCTGCCCGCCCCCGGTAAAGAGCGGCGTATTGACGGCATTGGGGCGATAGTAGTACCGATTACAGGACAACCCGGTGACAACGATCAGGAGCAACAAAAGGTTGTTTTTCATAAGCAGTCGCGTTATTGTATCCTATATACGAAATTTTTCTCCGGATGGCTTGCGCCCCGAAATCGCCCACCCGGCCGCCAAATTGTCCCTTTCACCCCCACAGCGTATAAGAAAGCATGGGCTTATCTTACCTTTATGTCCATGGCGATGGAGGAAAAATACAAACAACTGATACGGGTAGGGATAGTGTTCATCGTATTCGCCTTCCTCATGTTGCTGCTCAACATTTATTTGGGTGGCCCGGACGAAGGGCCTGGCGACAGACACACGCCGGGGTTCCGCCTGACGACCCAGCCGCTGGTCCTGACGCTTTGCTGGGCGGTGAACCTCGCCGTCCTGCGGTGGCTGCAACCCGTGCTTTCGCGCCGGTTTCCCAGCCGCTGGCTGAACTTTTACCTGCCTGGCTTTGTCGCGCTATACTTGACGATGGTGGCGATTTTTGGGGCTTGGGTGCATTTTGACGACCACGGAGGGCTCCTGAAGCTGACGTCCGGTACGATTGCCGTGGAGACCCTGGCCCTGGTCATCATCGAGCTGGTGTTGTCCCGTCTTGACGCCGCCCGGGTCCGGCTGGAAAACGCGGAACTCCGTGTGGCCAACCTCGAAGCCCAGCACGAAAAACTGATCCGGCAGCTCCAGCCGCACTTTCTGTTCAATTCCCTGAACGCCCTGAAATCCCTGATCAGGCGTTCCCCGCCGGATGCGGAAGGATACCTGATCAAGTTGAGCGAGTTCCTGCGGTTTTCTTTGAGCCATACCCAACAAAGCCTGGTGACCCTTGAGGAAGAGCTTCGGTTTAGTATGTACTACCTCGACATGCAACAGACCCGTTTCCAGGAAGGGCTACACTACATCGTGGACATACCGGACGGGAACCGGCGAAGCCTGTTGTTGCCCGCTTTTTCCTTGCAACTACTTTTGGAAAACGCCATCAAACACAACAGCCTGACCCTGAAGTCGCCCCTCATTATATGCATACGGTTCGATGAAAACGGCCGCCTGCTCGTGGAGAACAACCGGCAGCCGAAACAGCAAATGGAGGAGGGAACGGGGCTGGGGCTGGTGAACCTGTCGGAACGCTACCGGATGTTGTTAAAGGAAGACATACGCGTCACGACAAACGAAACGTTTTTCCAGGTGAGCCTGGGTTTGATGCCAGCAGATGAAGATCATCATTATTGAAGACGAGCCCATGAGCGCGGAGGACCTGGCGGAGACGCTCAAACAAGCGGACCCGGCCGTGGTGATCGCGAAAATCCTGCATTCGATGGAGGATGCCGTGGCGTGGTGGCCCGTCGACCTCGAAGCAGACCTCATTTTTTCAGATATTCAACTCAGCGATGGCCTGAGTTTCGATATTTTTCGACAAATACGCCACATAAAACAGCCCGTGGTTTTCTGTACCGCTTTCGATGCGTACGCTATCGACGCCTTCAGACACAACGGGATCGACTATATCCTAAAGCCCTTTGACACTGCCTCCGTCCGGCGCGCCCTGGACCGGTACCGGCAGTGGAGCCGCCACTTCTCCCCGGTCACAGACTATGGGCGCCTCGCGGAATTACTGGAGCAGCGTCCCCGCTCCGTACTGGTCTATTACCGGGACAAGGTTTTACCCATACGGTTGGACGATGTGGCGCTCTTTTACATCGACAGTGACACGGTCCGGTTGATCAAAAACGACGGTGTCGCGTACGCCATCGACCACACGCTGGACCAACTGGAAAAGTTGGGAGGCCGGATGTTTTTCCGCGCCAACCGGCAATACCTGGTGAACCGGTCCGCCGTAAAGGGTGCATTCCAGTCGTTCCCAAGAAGATACGAACTCGAACTGTCGGTCCCCTTCGACGAACCTATCGTGGTGGCCAAAACCAGGGTATCCGCCCTGTTGGATTGGTTAACGCTATAGTTGTCCGATTCAAGGTGAAATTTGTTTGATTCGCAGCAATACCACAAATCTTTAACATTTGACAAAGCATCTTTGCACCATGCAAAACGCCATGATCAAACTGCTATCTGTAGCCCTTTTCGCACCGCT
This region of Dinghuibacter silviterrae genomic DNA includes:
- a CDS encoding sensor histidine kinase, which gives rise to MSMAMEEKYKQLIRVGIVFIVFAFLMLLLNIYLGGPDEGPGDRHTPGFRLTTQPLVLTLCWAVNLAVLRWLQPVLSRRFPSRWLNFYLPGFVALYLTMVAIFGAWVHFDDHGGLLKLTSGTIAVETLALVIIELVLSRLDAARVRLENAELRVANLEAQHEKLIRQLQPHFLFNSLNALKSLIRRSPPDAEGYLIKLSEFLRFSLSHTQQSLVTLEEELRFSMYYLDMQQTRFQEGLHYIVDIPDGNRRSLLLPAFSLQLLLENAIKHNSLTLKSPLIICIRFDENGRLLVENNRQPKQQMEEGTGLGLVNLSERYRMLLKEDIRVTTNETFFQVSLGLMPADEDHHY
- a CDS encoding LytR/AlgR family response regulator transcription factor, which translates into the protein MKIIIIEDEPMSAEDLAETLKQADPAVVIAKILHSMEDAVAWWPVDLEADLIFSDIQLSDGLSFDIFRQIRHIKQPVVFCTAFDAYAIDAFRHNGIDYILKPFDTASVRRALDRYRQWSRHFSPVTDYGRLAELLEQRPRSVLVYYRDKVLPIRLDDVALFYIDSDTVRLIKNDGVAYAIDHTLDQLEKLGGRMFFRANRQYLVNRSAVKGAFQSFPRRYELELSVPFDEPIVVAKTRVSALLDWLTL